A genomic stretch from Microbacterium proteolyticum includes:
- a CDS encoding catalase has protein sequence MTEPTTANNPTTANNGAPVASDEHSQSVGADGSIALTDHYLIEKLAQFNRERVPERVVHAKGGGAFGTFRTTGDVSAYTRAALFQPGVETEMLARFSSVAGEQGSPDTWRDPRGFSLKFYTTEGNYDLVGNNTPVFFVKDGIKFPDFIRSQKRLPGSHLRDNTMQWDFWTLSPESAHQVTWLMGDRGIPASWRHMNGYGSHTYQWINAEGERFWVKYHFHTDLGHKTLTQDEADQIAGQDADFHIRDLYAAIERGEFPTWTLKVQIMPYDDAKTYRFNPFDLTKVWPHSDYPEIEVGTMELNRNPANYFAEIEQAAFEPSNFVPGIDGSPDKMLQARIFSYADAHRYRVGTNYQQLPVNRPHTEVHSYSKEGAMRYEYNPPEVPVYAPNSVGGPAADPRRAGDGGWQSDGELVRSAATLHPEDDDWGQAGALVREVMSAEERDRLVETITGHVGGVTRKDVRDRAVQYWKNVDAEIGSRVEAGLPPLEGSTGPGEQLSEPNPDGDLVGTDVAGKI, from the coding sequence ATGACCGAGCCGACCACCGCCAACAACCCGACCACCGCCAACAACGGAGCGCCCGTCGCCAGCGACGAGCACTCGCAGAGCGTCGGAGCCGACGGTTCGATCGCTCTGACCGACCACTATCTGATCGAGAAGCTCGCGCAGTTCAACCGCGAGCGCGTTCCCGAGCGCGTCGTGCACGCCAAGGGCGGCGGGGCGTTCGGTACGTTCCGCACCACCGGCGACGTCTCGGCGTACACGCGTGCGGCGCTGTTCCAGCCGGGCGTCGAGACCGAGATGCTCGCGCGCTTCTCGTCGGTCGCCGGCGAGCAGGGCAGCCCCGACACTTGGCGCGACCCGCGCGGTTTCTCGCTGAAGTTCTACACGACCGAGGGCAACTACGACCTCGTCGGCAACAACACGCCCGTCTTCTTCGTCAAGGACGGCATCAAGTTCCCCGACTTCATCCGCTCGCAGAAGCGCCTGCCGGGCAGCCACCTGCGCGACAACACGATGCAGTGGGACTTCTGGACGCTGTCGCCCGAAAGCGCGCACCAGGTCACCTGGCTCATGGGCGATCGCGGCATCCCGGCATCCTGGCGCCACATGAACGGCTACGGGTCCCACACGTACCAGTGGATCAACGCCGAGGGCGAGCGCTTCTGGGTGAAGTACCACTTCCACACCGACCTCGGGCACAAGACGCTCACGCAAGACGAGGCCGACCAGATCGCGGGACAGGATGCCGACTTCCACATCCGTGACCTGTACGCGGCGATCGAGCGGGGCGAGTTCCCCACGTGGACGCTCAAGGTGCAGATCATGCCCTACGACGATGCCAAGACCTACCGCTTCAATCCGTTCGACCTGACCAAGGTGTGGCCGCACAGCGACTACCCCGAGATCGAGGTCGGCACGATGGAACTGAACCGCAATCCGGCCAACTACTTCGCCGAGATCGAGCAGGCGGCCTTCGAGCCGTCGAACTTCGTGCCGGGGATCGACGGCAGCCCCGACAAGATGCTGCAGGCGCGTATCTTCAGCTACGCCGACGCGCACCGCTATCGCGTGGGCACCAACTACCAGCAGCTGCCGGTGAACCGTCCGCACACCGAGGTGCACTCGTACTCGAAGGAAGGCGCGATGCGCTACGAGTACAACCCGCCCGAGGTGCCGGTGTATGCGCCGAACTCGGTGGGCGGCCCGGCGGCCGACCCGCGCCGCGCCGGCGACGGCGGCTGGCAGAGCGACGGTGAGCTCGTCCGCTCGGCGGCGACCCTGCACCCCGAAGACGACGACTGGGGCCAGGCAGGCGCCCTCGTCCGCGAGGTGATGTCGGCCGAGGAGCGCGACCGTCTCGTCGAGACGATCACCGGGCATGTCGGCGGGGTGACCCGCAAGGACGTCCGCGACCGCGCCGTGCAGTACTGGAAGAACGTGGATGCCGAGATCGGCTCCCGTGTCGAGGCGGGACTCCCGCCGCTCGAGGGTTCGACCGGTCCCGGGGAGCAACTCAGCGAGCCCAACCCCGACGGCGACCTCGTCGGAACGGACGTCGCGGGCAAGATCTGA
- a CDS encoding pyridoxamine 5'-phosphate oxidase family protein, which translates to MSSTASELEKLNELLKTFRFAMVTTRAEDGALHAHPLTVQETESDGDLWFIVGTDASAVAHVRRDPKVGLSFSSDSTWLSLAGEAEVIDDRAKLKELWSTTVEAWFPDGPESPGVTLLRVNTLSGEYWGSAGGKIATAIALVTSKVTGERPKGGEKEKFDLPS; encoded by the coding sequence ATGTCATCCACCGCATCCGAGCTCGAGAAGTTGAACGAGCTGCTGAAGACCTTCCGCTTCGCGATGGTCACCACCCGTGCCGAGGACGGCGCGTTGCACGCTCACCCTCTGACCGTGCAGGAGACCGAGAGCGACGGGGACCTCTGGTTCATCGTCGGCACGGACGCGTCAGCGGTGGCGCACGTGCGGCGCGACCCCAAGGTGGGCCTGTCGTTCAGCTCCGACAGCACGTGGCTCTCGCTCGCGGGCGAGGCGGAGGTCATCGACGATCGGGCGAAACTGAAGGAGCTGTGGTCGACCACCGTCGAGGCATGGTTCCCGGACGGTCCCGAGTCGCCCGGGGTCACCCTCCTTCGCGTGAACACGCTGAGCGGCGAGTACTGGGGCAGCGCGGGCGGGAAGATCGCGACGGCGATCGCGCTGGTGACGTCGAAAGTCACGGGAGAGCGCCCGAAGGGGGGAGAGAAGGAGAAGTTCGACCTGCCGTCCTGA
- a CDS encoding endonuclease/exonuclease/phosphatase family protein, which yields MAGILFPNVEAPDLHVMSFNIRRRFDRITWPPADRWPMRKQRLRTFLGANRPHLLGSQEALPDQAQWVQESLGSAYGRIGLGRGKAKEGEGTPLFYDRDRIEVEGWEQVALSDTPHVPGSTGWGNTIPRIAVIAHLRDRATGARFVFVNTHFDAFSHRARRRSAAWLHDLVAAQTEPLVFTADINAHVRSTELSAMFADGLLVDTWSYAPVRHSVEWGTYNNYRRPKIGARRIDAILATPDVGVRAVGIDPRPTGTQWPSDHLPVQAVVRIPTGAGS from the coding sequence ATGGCCGGCATCCTGTTCCCGAATGTCGAGGCCCCCGACCTGCACGTGATGAGCTTCAACATCCGGCGGCGCTTCGATCGGATCACGTGGCCGCCGGCCGACCGATGGCCGATGCGCAAGCAGCGGCTGCGCACCTTCCTCGGCGCCAACCGGCCGCACCTGCTGGGCTCGCAGGAAGCCCTGCCGGATCAGGCGCAGTGGGTGCAGGAGTCCCTCGGTTCGGCGTACGGCCGCATCGGTCTCGGCCGCGGGAAAGCGAAGGAGGGCGAGGGAACGCCCCTGTTCTACGACCGCGACCGCATCGAGGTGGAGGGGTGGGAGCAGGTCGCCCTCTCCGACACGCCCCACGTGCCGGGGTCGACCGGGTGGGGCAACACCATCCCGCGCATCGCCGTCATCGCCCACCTGCGGGATCGAGCCACCGGCGCGCGCTTCGTGTTCGTCAACACGCACTTCGACGCCTTCTCACATCGCGCGCGCCGCCGCTCGGCCGCGTGGCTGCACGACCTCGTCGCCGCGCAGACCGAGCCGCTGGTCTTCACCGCCGACATCAACGCGCACGTGCGCTCGACGGAGCTCTCGGCCATGTTCGCCGACGGTCTGCTCGTCGACACCTGGTCGTACGCGCCCGTGCGCCACAGCGTCGAATGGGGCACGTACAACAACTACCGGCGTCCGAAGATCGGCGCGCGTCGCATCGACGCGATCCTCGCCACTCCCGACGTCGGCGTGCGCGCCGTGGGTATCGACCCGCGCCCGACCGGCACCCAATGGCCGAGCGACCACCTGCCGGTGCAGGCCGTGGTGCGCATACCGACCGGGGCGGGGTCGTGA
- a CDS encoding dipeptidase, with translation MLWDQHACVELVETADISELHRYRGAGGGYVSLNVGYAPHDPALTASLLRSFRAQVTAIAGLELAASVADIDRIAARGDTAVAFDLEDCAPLGGDLDAVSPLVAQGVRTLGPTYNHANIAGGGCLDAVDDGLTSWGRDLVAEMNRRGMVPDGSHVGARTSFDICAVSTRPVVFSHSNMRAVWEHPRNITDDQARAVADTGGVVGITGVGIFLGPNTPTLDAMVRHIEYAVNLVGIDHVGLSTDFSFDWETFRDVLSTSPELYDESYTRWGRVDWMPPETFVGVGAALAARGWADGDIAAVVGGNFRRVAAQSWHPLS, from the coding sequence GTGCTCTGGGACCAGCACGCCTGCGTCGAACTCGTCGAGACCGCCGACATCTCCGAGCTGCACCGCTACCGCGGCGCGGGCGGGGGGTACGTCTCGTTGAACGTCGGCTACGCCCCGCACGACCCCGCGCTCACGGCATCCCTGCTCCGCTCCTTCCGTGCGCAGGTCACCGCGATCGCGGGTCTGGAGCTGGCCGCGAGCGTCGCCGACATCGACCGCATCGCCGCGCGCGGCGACACCGCCGTCGCCTTCGACCTCGAGGACTGCGCCCCGCTCGGCGGCGACCTGGATGCCGTGAGCCCTCTCGTCGCGCAGGGCGTGCGCACGCTCGGCCCGACCTACAATCACGCCAACATCGCCGGGGGTGGCTGCCTCGACGCGGTCGACGACGGACTCACGTCCTGGGGCCGAGACCTCGTCGCCGAGATGAACCGGCGCGGCATGGTGCCCGACGGCTCGCACGTGGGCGCGCGAACGTCGTTCGACATCTGCGCGGTGTCGACGCGACCGGTCGTCTTCAGCCACTCGAACATGCGCGCGGTTTGGGAGCACCCGCGCAACATCACCGACGATCAGGCCCGCGCGGTCGCCGACACCGGGGGAGTGGTGGGGATCACGGGCGTCGGCATCTTCCTGGGGCCGAACACTCCGACGCTCGACGCGATGGTGCGCCACATCGAGTACGCCGTCAACCTCGTCGGCATCGATCATGTGGGGCTGAGCACCGACTTCTCGTTCGACTGGGAGACCTTCCGCGACGTCCTGTCCACCAGTCCCGAGCTGTACGACGAGAGCTACACCCGGTGGGGCCGGGTCGACTGGATGCCCCCCGAGACCTTCGTCGGTGTGGGGGCCGCCCTCGCCGCCCGCGGCTGGGCCGACGGCGACATCGCGGCGGTCGTGGGCGGGAACTTCCGTCGCGTCGCGGCCCAGAGCTGGCATCCCCTGTCCTGA
- a CDS encoding biopolymer transporter Tol yields the protein MGSRDSSDATDDERWLVVGGRRWRRTDPALPDDVAARLRSHLGRARAAVRSAKLAGDDAALVAVRHRVSLAKNGLGERGPRWWDDEVAARVQRAHAALSELDRLAPPAGGGAPVRADAVDDVNT from the coding sequence ATGGGTTCCCGTGATTCGAGCGACGCCACAGACGACGAGCGCTGGCTGGTCGTCGGCGGCAGACGCTGGCGACGCACCGATCCTGCCCTGCCGGATGACGTCGCGGCACGACTCCGCTCGCACCTCGGGCGCGCCCGTGCCGCTGTCCGCTCGGCGAAGCTCGCCGGCGACGACGCGGCTCTTGTGGCCGTCCGCCACCGCGTGAGCCTGGCGAAGAACGGCCTGGGTGAACGCGGACCGCGATGGTGGGACGACGAGGTGGCCGCGCGCGTGCAGCGCGCCCACGCCGCGCTGAGCGAGCTCGACCGCCTCGCCCCGCCGGCCGGTGGCGGCGCCCCCGTGAGAGCAGACGCCGTCGACGACGTCAACACGTAG
- a CDS encoding glycosyltransferase family 2 protein: protein MPEGPPLPVVAVSVVIPVRDDGPHLWRCLRALAAQTLLPDEVVVVDNASADDSADIARAAGARVVFCGERGIPAAAATGYDAARGELVLRLDADSLPEPTWVASMVDALNEPGVDAVTGGAVFHDGPAGRRVVMARAFLGTYASFATPALGHTPLWGSNMGFRRSAWVAVRDEVHLDPELHDDLDLAYHLGERHRIAYVPGRHMRVSSRTVEPRRFARCFRRGAGTVFAHWPRDVPPARWVRLLRRRGTHPASTGAEPRPERSRAVR from the coding sequence GTGCCCGAAGGCCCCCCTCTGCCGGTCGTCGCCGTGTCGGTCGTGATCCCGGTCCGCGATGACGGCCCCCACCTGTGGCGGTGCCTGCGCGCCCTGGCGGCGCAGACCCTGCTGCCCGACGAGGTCGTCGTCGTCGACAACGCCTCCGCCGACGACAGTGCCGACATCGCGCGCGCGGCCGGGGCCCGGGTGGTGTTCTGCGGCGAGCGCGGCATCCCCGCCGCCGCCGCGACCGGCTATGACGCCGCGCGGGGCGAGCTGGTGCTGCGCCTCGACGCCGACAGCCTGCCGGAGCCCACGTGGGTGGCGAGCATGGTCGACGCGCTGAACGAACCCGGAGTGGATGCTGTGACCGGCGGTGCCGTGTTCCACGACGGGCCTGCCGGGCGGCGAGTGGTGATGGCCCGGGCCTTCCTCGGCACGTACGCGAGCTTCGCCACGCCGGCGCTCGGACACACACCGCTGTGGGGCTCCAACATGGGATTCCGCCGGAGCGCGTGGGTCGCCGTCCGCGACGAGGTGCACCTCGATCCCGAGCTGCACGACGACCTCGATCTCGCCTACCACCTCGGCGAGCGCCACCGCATCGCGTACGTCCCGGGCCGACACATGCGCGTGTCGTCGCGCACTGTCGAGCCGCGGCGGTTCGCCCGGTGCTTCCGTCGCGGGGCCGGCACGGTCTTCGCGCACTGGCCGAGAGACGTCCCGCCCGCGCGGTGGGTTCGGCTTCTGCGCCGTCGCGGCACGCACCCGGCGTCGACCGGCGCCGAGCCGCGGCCCGAGCGCAGCAGGGCGGTGCGCTGA
- a CDS encoding glyoxalase, with the protein MPGLHHLDVWISRGDELTDWTWLLERLGWARDADWPGGATFTAAGAYISVTTTPNTVAAPHDRRRPGVNHLAFRGGSPTEVDAVMAAAPDHGWHALYADRYPHAGGPQHYAGWLENPAGFKVEVVADV; encoded by the coding sequence ATGCCCGGCCTGCACCATCTCGATGTCTGGATCTCCCGCGGCGACGAACTCACCGACTGGACGTGGCTCCTCGAGCGCCTGGGATGGGCGAGGGACGCCGACTGGCCCGGCGGCGCGACCTTCACCGCGGCCGGCGCGTACATCTCGGTGACGACCACCCCGAACACGGTCGCTGCGCCCCACGACAGGCGCCGCCCCGGCGTGAACCATCTCGCCTTCCGGGGCGGATCGCCCACCGAGGTCGATGCGGTGATGGCCGCGGCCCCCGACCACGGCTGGCACGCGCTGTACGCCGACCGCTATCCGCATGCGGGCGGTCCCCAGCACTACGCCGGGTGGCTGGAGAACCCTGCCGGGTTCAAGGTGGAGGTCGTCGCCGACGTCTAG
- a CDS encoding hypervirulence associated TUDOR domain-containing protein, with amino-acid sequence MSKDLSKGDRVSWDTPQGKTQGEVVEKKTKDFQHDGQKFTASEDDPAYIVKSEKSGSKAAHKGSALNKLKS; translated from the coding sequence ATGTCGAAGGATCTGTCCAAGGGCGACCGCGTCAGCTGGGACACCCCGCAGGGCAAGACGCAGGGCGAGGTCGTGGAGAAGAAGACGAAGGACTTCCAGCACGACGGCCAGAAGTTCACGGCATCCGAAGACGACCCGGCCTACATCGTGAAGTCCGAGAAGTCCGGCTCGAAGGCCGCGCACAAGGGCTCAGCGCTGAACAAGTTGAAGAGCTGA
- a CDS encoding NAD(P)/FAD-dependent oxidoreductase: protein MSGYDVIVVGAGLAGLRCATALAEAGRDVVVLQAHDAVGGLERTDIVDGFRLDLGFHVLNPAYPAVRRWVDVDALALRRFPVAVGVRLDDGLARLAHPVRHPLSLPETLRSGLVRPADLPALARWALPTILSARAAKAGPDRALEEAWDRAGVRGPLRNTVLEPFLAGVLADDRQETSDAFVRLLVRSFALGRPGVPAAGIGALPAQLADTARRAGVGIRLGHRVVSTRDRARGWHVGIERRDAMTARAVVIATGLDPSLDVPLPRPRGLQTWWFAAPAAPSRDAALRVDGRRRGPIVNTAVMTNTAPTYAPRGKHLIQATCVMPSRASENGIRRQLAEIWDADTRPWRLLRRDDIVGALPAQDPPRRLRRSVRLGDGRYIAGDHRDTASIQGALVSGQRAAEAVLADLAG, encoded by the coding sequence ATGAGCGGATACGACGTCATCGTGGTCGGCGCGGGTCTCGCGGGTCTCCGCTGCGCGACGGCGCTGGCCGAAGCCGGCCGGGATGTCGTCGTCCTCCAGGCGCACGACGCCGTCGGCGGACTTGAGCGCACCGACATCGTCGACGGGTTCCGTCTCGACCTGGGCTTCCACGTGCTGAACCCCGCGTACCCGGCCGTTCGGCGGTGGGTCGACGTCGACGCTCTCGCGCTGCGGCGCTTCCCGGTGGCGGTCGGTGTGCGGCTCGACGACGGGCTCGCGCGGCTGGCGCACCCCGTGCGGCATCCGCTGTCGCTTCCGGAGACGTTGCGGAGCGGGCTCGTGCGGCCCGCCGACCTGCCCGCCCTCGCCCGATGGGCCCTGCCCACAATTCTCTCCGCGCGTGCGGCGAAGGCGGGGCCCGACCGCGCACTGGAGGAGGCGTGGGATCGTGCGGGCGTCCGCGGGCCGCTGCGGAACACCGTCCTCGAACCGTTCCTCGCGGGCGTGCTCGCCGACGACCGACAGGAGACCTCCGACGCCTTCGTCCGCCTGCTCGTCCGCAGCTTCGCGCTCGGGCGACCGGGCGTCCCTGCGGCCGGCATCGGGGCGCTCCCCGCGCAGCTCGCCGACACCGCCCGTCGGGCCGGGGTCGGGATCCGTCTCGGGCACCGCGTGGTCTCGACCCGCGATCGCGCGCGCGGCTGGCACGTGGGCATCGAGCGACGGGATGCCATGACCGCCCGCGCCGTGGTCATCGCGACGGGCCTCGACCCTTCGCTCGATGTGCCGCTCCCCCGCCCCCGTGGTCTGCAGACGTGGTGGTTCGCCGCCCCTGCGGCCCCGTCGCGCGACGCGGCGCTCCGCGTCGACGGCCGCCGTCGGGGCCCGATCGTCAACACCGCCGTCATGACGAACACCGCGCCCACCTACGCTCCCCGCGGGAAACACCTCATCCAGGCGACGTGCGTGATGCCGTCGAGGGCGTCGGAGAACGGCATCCGGCGCCAGCTCGCCGAGATCTGGGATGCCGACACCCGGCCGTGGCGTCTGCTGCGCCGTGACGACATCGTCGGCGCCCTCCCTGCGCAGGACCCGCCGCGACGACTGCGACGCTCGGTGCGGCTCGGCGACGGACGCTACATCGCCGGCGATCACCGCGACACCGCGTCGATCCAGGGTGCGCTCGTATCGGGGCAGCGAGCGGCGGAGGCTGTGCTCGCTGACCTCGCGGGGTGA
- a CDS encoding arsenate reductase ArsC yields MASVTILFVCVHNAGRSQMAAGYARALGGDRVTVLSGGSAPGAALNPMAVAAMAEEGIDISAEVPQLLLTDDVKASDAVITMGCGDACPIFPGKRYEDWELTDPAGKGLDEVRPIRDEIKGRVTRLLDDLLT; encoded by the coding sequence ATGGCATCCGTCACGATCCTCTTCGTCTGCGTCCACAACGCCGGCCGCTCTCAGATGGCCGCCGGCTACGCCCGGGCGCTCGGCGGCGACCGTGTCACGGTCCTCTCCGGCGGAAGCGCCCCCGGCGCGGCGCTCAACCCGATGGCGGTGGCCGCGATGGCCGAGGAGGGCATCGACATCAGCGCTGAGGTGCCGCAGCTGCTGCTCACCGACGACGTGAAGGCGTCCGACGCGGTCATCACGATGGGCTGCGGCGACGCGTGCCCCATCTTCCCCGGCAAGCGTTATGAGGACTGGGAGCTCACCGACCCCGCGGGCAAGGGGCTCGATGAGGTGCGCCCGATCCGCGACGAGATCAAGGGTCGCGTCACACGCCTGCTCGACGACCTGTTGACATGA
- a CDS encoding GNAT family N-acetyltransferase → MTTFLDGAVLRPARRGDETGILACIQALADYERESDAVNNTAEMVAETLFGDDPRAFAFVVAGPDDEIRAIAIWFLTYSTWTGRHGIWLEDLYVHEQYRANGYGVALLAALAAECVEKRYSRLEWTVLDWNEPAIGFYRALGAEAMEEWTTRRVTGQALEALAARG, encoded by the coding sequence ATGACGACTTTCCTCGACGGCGCCGTCCTGCGCCCCGCCCGCCGGGGCGACGAGACCGGCATCCTCGCGTGCATCCAGGCCCTCGCCGACTACGAACGCGAATCGGATGCCGTGAACAACACCGCCGAGATGGTCGCCGAAACGCTGTTCGGTGACGACCCCCGCGCCTTCGCCTTCGTGGTGGCCGGCCCGGACGACGAGATCCGCGCGATCGCCATCTGGTTCCTCACCTACTCCACCTGGACGGGCCGGCACGGCATCTGGCTCGAAGACCTGTACGTGCACGAGCAGTACCGCGCGAACGGCTACGGCGTGGCGCTGCTGGCCGCGCTCGCCGCGGAGTGCGTCGAGAAGCGGTATTCGCGACTCGAATGGACCGTGCTCGACTGGAACGAGCCCGCGATCGGCTTCTACCGCGCCCTCGGGGCCGAGGCGATGGAGGAGTGGACCACCCGCCGCGTGACGGGGCAGGCGCTGGAGGCGTTGGCCGCGCGGGGCTAG
- a CDS encoding sulfurtransferase yields the protein MASVLNVSAYLFTRIDDPAALRGVLRDRASASGLRGTILLAEEGINLFLAGDLDAVRGFIDSLRADERFAALMTKESWSDAVPFGKLLVKVKREIIRMDRPEVRPQDGRAPAVTPETLRRWLDQGADDDGREVVLVDTRNAFEVDYGTFTGAKDWRIERFTQFPDAASAHRAELAGKTVVSFCTGGIRCEKAALYLRDEGLDAYQLDGGILGWFAEQGGAYWDGDCFVFDEREALDAGLAPAPASGDRGASVAARAATVVSA from the coding sequence ATGGCATCCGTCCTCAACGTCTCGGCGTATCTGTTCACGCGCATCGACGATCCCGCCGCTCTGCGCGGCGTCTTGCGCGACCGGGCGTCCGCGTCGGGACTACGCGGCACGATCCTGCTCGCCGAGGAGGGCATCAACCTCTTCCTCGCGGGCGATCTCGACGCCGTCCGCGGCTTCATCGACTCCCTGCGCGCCGACGAGCGGTTCGCCGCGCTGATGACGAAGGAGAGCTGGTCGGATGCCGTGCCCTTCGGCAAGCTGTTGGTCAAGGTGAAGCGCGAGATCATCCGGATGGACCGCCCGGAGGTGCGCCCGCAGGACGGTCGCGCGCCCGCGGTCACTCCCGAGACCCTGCGCCGCTGGCTCGATCAGGGCGCGGACGACGACGGTCGCGAGGTCGTGCTCGTCGACACGCGGAACGCCTTCGAGGTCGACTACGGCACATTCACCGGCGCGAAGGACTGGCGGATCGAGCGGTTCACCCAGTTTCCGGACGCCGCGAGCGCCCATCGCGCCGAGCTCGCCGGGAAGACGGTCGTCAGCTTCTGCACGGGGGGGATCCGCTGCGAGAAGGCGGCGTTGTACCTGCGCGACGAGGGACTCGACGCCTACCAGCTCGACGGCGGCATCCTCGGCTGGTTCGCCGAACAAGGCGGTGCCTACTGGGACGGCGACTGCTTCGTCTTCGACGAGCGCGAGGCGCTGGATGCGGGGCTCGCCCCGGCGCCCGCCTCCGGCGATCGCGGTGCGTCGGTCGCCGCACGGGCCGCAACCGTCGTGAGTGCCTGA
- a CDS encoding cryptochrome/photolyase family protein has product MKAALILATQQFAEHPSYADDEIDEFLFIESAPRWRKLPYHQHKIVLLTSAMRHTAARLEADGKTVRRIELGDELTFKAGLEHLLKKHRVTELQWMSDPNRPVDERIAAICAAHDVETDVLSDGLFLTPEEEVDGWFAEHPTPLMEDFYHWQRRRTGILMDGGKPAGRRWNFDADNRKPLPKKGVEIPPLPKLEHDEITRGVIAEVDELFPDHPGKAEEFWLPVTPEDSRDWLDVFVAERLHDFGRYEDAMKADEPFLFHAIISPMLNIGLLTVEEVVAAATRTDAPLASVEGFIRQVIGWREYMRGMYRAHPKLEHVNALHLEKRVQKYWYSGERMPSDLPIPVRTVLERVHRWGYAHHIERLMVLGNWFLLEGYAPRQVNAWFLALFVDAYDWVMVPNVMGMSQFADGGFVATKPYVSGGAYLQKMGSWWPSAQDAKDSAFTEAYWAFLERHEDVLAGNHRLGLALAQMRKRRDARE; this is encoded by the coding sequence ATGAAGGCCGCACTGATCCTCGCGACGCAGCAGTTCGCCGAGCACCCGTCCTACGCCGACGACGAGATCGATGAGTTCCTCTTCATCGAGTCGGCGCCGCGGTGGCGCAAACTCCCGTATCACCAGCACAAGATCGTGCTGCTGACCTCGGCCATGCGGCACACCGCCGCGCGGCTCGAGGCCGACGGCAAGACGGTCCGGCGGATCGAACTCGGCGACGAGCTCACCTTCAAGGCGGGGCTGGAGCATCTGCTGAAGAAGCACCGGGTCACCGAGCTGCAGTGGATGAGCGACCCCAACCGTCCGGTCGACGAGCGGATCGCGGCGATCTGCGCCGCGCACGACGTGGAGACCGACGTGCTGTCGGACGGTCTCTTCCTCACCCCCGAAGAAGAGGTCGACGGCTGGTTCGCGGAGCACCCGACGCCGCTCATGGAGGACTTCTACCACTGGCAGCGCCGGCGCACCGGCATCCTGATGGACGGTGGAAAGCCCGCCGGGCGCCGCTGGAACTTCGATGCCGACAACCGCAAGCCGCTGCCCAAGAAGGGCGTCGAGATCCCGCCCCTGCCCAAGCTGGAGCACGACGAGATCACCCGCGGGGTCATCGCCGAGGTCGACGAGCTGTTCCCCGACCACCCGGGCAAGGCGGAGGAGTTCTGGCTGCCGGTGACCCCCGAGGACTCCCGCGACTGGCTCGACGTCTTCGTCGCCGAGCGCCTGCACGACTTCGGCCGCTACGAAGACGCGATGAAGGCCGACGAGCCCTTCCTCTTCCACGCGATCATCTCGCCGATGCTCAACATCGGGCTGCTGACGGTTGAGGAGGTCGTCGCCGCGGCCACCCGCACCGATGCGCCGCTGGCATCCGTCGAGGGATTCATCCGGCAGGTCATCGGCTGGCGCGAGTACATGCGCGGCATGTACCGGGCGCACCCGAAACTCGAGCACGTCAACGCGCTGCACCTCGAGAAGAGGGTCCAGAAGTACTGGTACTCGGGGGAGCGGATGCCGAGCGACCTGCCGATCCCCGTGCGCACTGTGCTCGAGCGGGTGCACCGGTGGGGGTACGCGCACCACATCGAGCGGCTCATGGTGCTGGGCAACTGGTTCCTGCTGGAGGGGTACGCGCCCCGGCAGGTCAACGCGTGGTTTCTCGCGCTGTTCGTCGACGCCTACGACTGGGTGATGGTGCCCAACGTCATGGGGATGAGCCAGTTCGCCGACGGCGGCTTCGTCGCCACGAAGCCCTACGTGTCGGGCGGGGCCTATCTGCAGAAGATGGGCTCGTGGTGGCCCTCGGCGCAGGATGCCAAGGACTCGGCGTTCACCGAGGCGTATTGGGCGTTCCTCGAGCGGCACGAGGACGTGTTGGCCGGCAATCACCGACTCGGTCTGGCGCTCGCGCAGATGCGGAAGCGACGCGACGCGCGGGAGTAG
- a CDS encoding DUF2256 domain-containing protein, translated as MHADTRSRCRASGAGLARTVPLCERKPPCRGEAPCDDDAMSRTEVRSKPCAYCGRPFTDRKRWSGRDQWDQVLYCSRGCRSKAAAARRNA; from the coding sequence ATGCATGCGGACACCCGATCACGGTGCCGCGCGTCCGGCGCGGGCCTTGCGCGAACGGTGCCGCTGTGCGAGCGCAAGCCCCCGTGTCGCGGCGAAGCGCCTTGCGACGATGACGCCATGTCACGAACCGAGGTGCGCTCCAAGCCCTGCGCGTATTGCGGGCGCCCGTTCACCGACCGCAAGCGATGGAGCGGCCGCGACCAGTGGGACCAGGTGCTGTACTGCTCACGCGGGTGCCGGTCGAAGGCTGCCGCGGCCAGGAGGAACGCATGA